The window GTTCAAGAGGTTGCCAAACGTCTGGATAGCCATCTGGAAAAGAGTTGAACGATTGAAGGGGTTGCTTATCCTCAGCGCCCCGGAGAAATTAAACTGCCTATCAGAAAGAGTTGATTTTTGCAAAAATAATTACAACCGACCTTTACCCAACAGGCAAGTCTCGTGTTAGAAGCATTCGTCTTTGCAACAATATTCTGCGGATTTTTCGGCATCATCCTGAAAAAGAACCTGGTGATGAAAATCATCTCGATGGATGTCATGAGTACGGGGGTTATCGCCTATTACGTGCTGGTTGCATCACGAGATGGTTTATTCACACCCATTATTTCAGATGCCGCAAATGGGGCTTACGCCGATCCAGTCCCCCAGGCCGTCATATTGACGGGAATTGTGATCGGCTTTTCGATTCAGTGCGTAATGCTGGTCGGTGTTATGAAGTTGGCACGAGATAATCCCACCCTGGAAAGCAACGAGATCGAGAAGAGCAACACGCCATGAACACTATTACCATCGCATGGATCGCACTACCGTTTTTTTTGGGGTTCACCATTT of the Allocoleopsis franciscana PCC 7113 genome contains:
- a CDS encoding cation:proton antiporter subunit C, yielding MLEAFVFATIFCGFFGIILKKNLVMKIISMDVMSTGVIAYYVLVASRDGLFTPIISDAANGAYADPVPQAVILTGIVIGFSIQCVMLVGVMKLARDNPTLESNEIEKSNTP